Proteins from a single region of Paenibacillus sp. BIHB 4019:
- a CDS encoding phosphopantetheine-binding protein — protein sequence MENVQLSIENQIKNMIVTKFGLDISPEEINDDDPLFDVNEQGEGLDLDSVDALELAVGLKELFGVKPQSSDMSVFKSVRSIADVIRSTIGD from the coding sequence ATGGAAAACGTACAGCTATCGATTGAAAATCAAATTAAAAACATGATTGTTACCAAGTTTGGACTGGATATCTCCCCGGAAGAAATCAACGATGATGATCCGCTATTTGATGTTAATGAACAGGGAGAAGGGCTGGACCTGGATTCCGTTGATGCTTTGGAGCTTGCGGTTGGACTGAAGGAGCTTTTTGGCGTTAAGCCGCAAAGCAGCGATATGTCTGTTTTCAAAAGCGTTCGCTCCATTGCCGACGTGATCCGCAGCACGATCGGGGATTAA